The sequence CCCAATCCAACATAAATGTAGTGCGCTCCGGAAAGCACCGTGGTCGTCGTGACCATACCCACGAGGAGCTGGACAACCCCGTGCCATGGCAGGCCGAAGGAGTGCTTGGCCAGGACGGCGATGATCAGTGCGATTTGACCAAATGTATTGAACTTGCTCAACCACGTCGGATGAATGCGCGAGCGGACGTCCACGCCCCAGAAGTGCAGCAGGGCCATCCCCCCGATGATCATCATGTCTCGACTGATCACCAGCACGGCCAGCCAGCCCGGCAACAACCCAACAAACCCGAGGCAAAAGTACGCCGTGATCAGCAGCAGCTTATCCGCGATAGGGTCCAGCATGGCCCCGAGTTGCGACCGCTGCTTGAGCACACGGGCCAAAAAACCGTCCAACCCGTCGCTCACCCCGGCGATCAGAAAAATCAGCAACGCCGCGCCGAACCGCTGATCAATGAACATCATCACGAACACCGGAACGAGAACGATCCGGAACATGGTGATTACATTGGGGATGGTCCAGTTGCTGGATGGACGCATGGATCGGCTCAGGTCTTTTCAGCTTTTCATATTCACGTGCTGCAAGGGTACGTCGAGTTCCTGATCGTCCAGAAGCTTGATCACGGCTTGTAAATCATCAATCTTCTTGCCGGTGACCCGAACCTGCTCATCCTGGATCGCGGCCTGGACTTTCAGCTTTTGCGCCTTGATCAGTTTAACGATTTTCTGGGCCGTATCCTTGGAAATACCTTCCTTGATCAGGATGTCCATCTTCACCCGCCCTTGACTGGTGGCCTCCAGTTCCTTGAACTCCAGGCTTCTGGGATCCAGTTTGCGCCGGGTGAAATGCACCTTGAGCAAATCCTGAATGGCCCGGATTTTCATCTCGTCCCCGGTGACCACATGCAGGACTTTTTCCTTGCGGTTCAAATCCAGGTCTGTTTTCACGTTCCGGAAGTCAAACCGCGTATCCAGTTCCTTGCGGACGTTGTTCACGGCATTGTCCACTTCCTGCAAATCAACCTTGCTCACGATATCGAACGACGGCATTTCGTCCTCTCTTTTGAGTTTTCATCGTTTAGACGGAGCGCCGCGCTCTACCCCGCGGCTCCGCAGCATTTCTTGTGTTTTTTGCCGCTGCCGCAGGGGCAGGGCTCATTGCGGCCGACCTTGGGCTGATCCCGACGCACGGGCTCCTTGGCCGGGGCTTTTTGATCAGAGCCGGAGTACTGCAATTTCTGGGGCTTCTCCTCGTGCTGGAACTGTTCTTCCCGGACCACGTTCAGACGCAGGTGGCAAAGGTTGCGTAGCGTGTGCTCCTTGATCAAGTGCAGCATGGCCTGGAACAGTTCGAAGCCCTCGCGCTTGTACTCCTGCTTGGGATCTTTCTGGCCGTAGCCGCGCAGGCCGATGCCGTCGCGCAGGCCGTCCATGTTCAGCAGATGCTCTTTCCAGTCCCGGTCCAGGCTGTCCAGCAAAAAATAGCGCAGAATCTCCAGATAATGTTGAGGGGCGTCCTTCCTGAGCTTGTCCAGAACCCCCCGAATCAGCTCCACGGTTTCGTCCTGACTGGGCAGTTTATCCTCCGGCAGAGGATGGACCCGCCCCAGCCCGAAAATCTCGCCCAGCCGGACCCGGACTTCCTGACGAGCCTCGTCGTCCGCATCCTTGTCCTGCACCGGGGTATAGACGTCTTCCACCAAGTCGTGGACGAAGGACTCGACCATTTCTTCCAGATCCTTGCTGGCCATGATTTCCCGGCGCTGGGTGTAAATCACTTCCCGCTGCTGGTTCATCACGTTGTCGAAGTCCAAAAGCTGCTTGCGGATTTCGAAGTTGTGAGCCTCCACTTTGCGCTGGGCGTTTTCAATGGCCCGGGATACCATCCGGTTCTCGATGGCCTCGCCCTCCTGCAATCCCAGCCGCCCCATCAGTCCGGCGATTTTGTCCGAGCCGAACAGCCGCAGCAGGTCGTCATCCAGGGCCAAGTAGAACCGGGAGCTGCCCGGATCGCCCTGCCGTCCGCTGCGGCCGCGCAACTGGTTGTCGATGCGTCGACTTTCATGGCGCTCCGTGCCGATGATATGCAAACCTCCCAAGTCCACCACGCCTTCGCCAAGCACGATGTCCGTCCCGCGACCGGCCATATTCGTGGCAATTGTCACCTGTCCGCTATGGCCGGCCAGGGCCACGATCTCGGCCTCTTTCTCGTGGTTCTTGGCGTTGAGCACGCTATGTGGAACCCCGTGGCGCTTGAGCAGCTTGGCCACGATCTCGGATTTCTCGATGGACACCGTGCCCACCAGTACGGGTTGACCCTTCTGATGCAGATCGCTGATCTCCTGGGCGATGGCCTTGTACTTGTCGTCCTGGGTCTTGTAGATCATGTCCGGATGATCTTCCCGGACCATCGGACGATGGGTGGGAACGGCCGCCACGTCCAGATTGTAGATTTCCTTGAACTCCACGGCCTCGGTGTCCGCGGTCCCGGTCATCCCGGCCAACTTGTCGTACATCCGGAAATAATTCTGGAAAGTGATGGAGGCCAGAGTCTGGTTCTCGGCCTGAATCTTGACGTATTCCTTGGCTTCCAGGGCCTGGTGCAGCCCGTCGCTGTAGCGGCGGCCGGGCATGGTCCGGCCGGTGAACTCATCCACGATGACCACCTGCCCGTCGGCCACGATGTAGTCCACGTCCCGTTTGAACAGATGGTGGGACTTGAGGGCCTGCAAGATATGATGCTGGAAGCGGATGTTTTGCGGATCGTAAAGGTTCTCCAGGCTGAGCAGTTCTTCGCAGCGCATCACCCCCTCTTCCGTGAGCAGGATGGCGCGCAGCTTCTCGTCCACCGTGAAGTGTTCTTCCTTCTTCAGTTTGGGAATCAGGGCGTTGATCTGCATGTACAGCCCGGTGGAATCCTCGGCCGGACCGGAAATAATCAGCGGGGTCCGGGCTTCGTCGATCAGGATGGAGTCCACCTCGTCCACGATCCCGAAAAACAGGTCCCGCTGGACCAAGTGCTCCATCCGGAACTTCATGTTGTCCCGCAGGTAATCGAACCCGAACTCGTTGTTCGTGCCGTAGGTCACGTCGGCGTTGTATGCGGTCTGACGCTCGGGGTCGGTCAACCCGTGCAGGATCACCCCGACTTCCAGGCCCAGGAATCGATAAATTTGCCCCATCCACTCCGCGTCGCGACGGGCAAGATAGTCGTTGACCGTGATCACGTGCACGCCCTTGCCGGCCAGGGCGTTGAGCACCACCGGCAGGGTCGCGGCCAGGGTCTTGCCCTCGCCGGTCTTCATTTCGGCGATTTTACCGTGGTGCAGAACCATCCCGCCGATCAACTGGGCGTCGAAATGGCGCATCTTCAGAGTTCGCCAGGAAGCCTCGCGCACCAGGGCGAAGGTCTCGGGCAGCAGATCGTCCAGGGTCCGACCGTTCTGGGCCTGCTCCTTCCACTCCCGGACCTTGGTCGGAAAGTCGTCGTCACTCAGCCCGCGCATCCGCTCTTCATGGCTGTTGATGGTCGCCACCATTGGATTCAATTTCTTCAGATACCGTTCGTTTTTGGATCCGACAATTTTCTTGACGATAAAATTGAACATGCATTTCTCCTTAGTATTCCGCGAAAACCCTGGACGTTCAGCCGAACAGGGCCTTGATTCATGGATAGCGGCCCGGGATCACCCCTCAAACAATTCCAACCAATGAGCAACGACCGTGGACCGGGGTGCCGTGGCCGCGAGTTGGACAACGCATCCGCTGCATCCGGTGGTCACGATGAGTTCGCTTTGCTCAGGCACCAGGCTCCAATACCGAGCCGCGACCTGGGAGGACAAGCCCGGCGCACTGAGTTGCATTACACCGCCCATCCCGCAGCAAGCGCTCTCATTCTCTACTAGCCTCGTTCCGAAGACGTTTTGCAGGAAGGCAGCGTCCGGATCCGGTGTTGGAGCGTGACAGGGACGGTGGTAGAATACATCTCCAATGCCCGCGGCGCGAAAGTCTTTCGGGTCAACCAAACCGCTCAACGGTTGAACGGCCGCCTCCCAGGCCAGCCGCTCCCGGTCGTCCTGAAACAGGTCGTTCGCTTTCGTGTAACCACGCAGGGCCGTGGTGCAGGTGGCGCAGATGGTGAGCAACGTGGGCCGTCCCAGTTCCCGCCACAAAGCCACGTTTCGGGACTGCATTTCGGCGTTCAAATCGGGTAATCCTGCCTGAGCCACCGTAAAACCGCAACATTGCCAATCCGGGAAGCTCTTCAGCCGGTTTTCCGCCGCACCAAGCATCCGCTCCGCGTTCGCCACCCACCACGGTCTGGCGAAGCGCGCCGTACATCCCGGGAAAAGCACGGCGTCTCCGAGCAAAACAACTTCGCCGGAGATCCGCTGAAAGCAGCCGGATCCGCGCGCCCGAGCAGGGAAGTGCACCATGGCCCGCGCTACATCCAGC is a genomic window of Desulfonatronum sp. SC1 containing:
- a CDS encoding CDP-alcohol phosphatidyltransferase family protein, coding for MRPSSNWTIPNVITMFRIVLVPVFVMMFIDQRFGAALLIFLIAGVSDGLDGFLARVLKQRSQLGAMLDPIADKLLLITAYFCLGFVGLLPGWLAVLVISRDMMIIGGMALLHFWGVDVRSRIHPTWLSKFNTFGQIALIIAVLAKHSFGLPWHGVVQLLVGMVTTTTVLSGAHYIYVGLGHFPGDGEKQGQ
- a CDS encoding YajQ family cyclic di-GMP-binding protein — its product is MPSFDIVSKVDLQEVDNAVNNVRKELDTRFDFRNVKTDLDLNRKEKVLHVVTGDEMKIRAIQDLLKVHFTRRKLDPRSLEFKELEATSQGRVKMDILIKEGISKDTAQKIVKLIKAQKLKVQAAIQDEQVRVTGKKIDDLQAVIKLLDDQELDVPLQHVNMKS
- the secA gene encoding preprotein translocase subunit SecA; its protein translation is MFNFIVKKIVGSKNERYLKKLNPMVATINSHEERMRGLSDDDFPTKVREWKEQAQNGRTLDDLLPETFALVREASWRTLKMRHFDAQLIGGMVLHHGKIAEMKTGEGKTLAATLPVVLNALAGKGVHVITVNDYLARRDAEWMGQIYRFLGLEVGVILHGLTDPERQTAYNADVTYGTNNEFGFDYLRDNMKFRMEHLVQRDLFFGIVDEVDSILIDEARTPLIISGPAEDSTGLYMQINALIPKLKKEEHFTVDEKLRAILLTEEGVMRCEELLSLENLYDPQNIRFQHHILQALKSHHLFKRDVDYIVADGQVVIVDEFTGRTMPGRRYSDGLHQALEAKEYVKIQAENQTLASITFQNYFRMYDKLAGMTGTADTEAVEFKEIYNLDVAAVPTHRPMVREDHPDMIYKTQDDKYKAIAQEISDLHQKGQPVLVGTVSIEKSEIVAKLLKRHGVPHSVLNAKNHEKEAEIVALAGHSGQVTIATNMAGRGTDIVLGEGVVDLGGLHIIGTERHESRRIDNQLRGRSGRQGDPGSSRFYLALDDDLLRLFGSDKIAGLMGRLGLQEGEAIENRMVSRAIENAQRKVEAHNFEIRKQLLDFDNVMNQQREVIYTQRREIMASKDLEEMVESFVHDLVEDVYTPVQDKDADDEARQEVRVRLGEIFGLGRVHPLPEDKLPSQDETVELIRGVLDKLRKDAPQHYLEILRYFLLDSLDRDWKEHLLNMDGLRDGIGLRGYGQKDPKQEYKREGFELFQAMLHLIKEHTLRNLCHLRLNVVREEQFQHEEKPQKLQYSGSDQKAPAKEPVRRDQPKVGRNEPCPCGSGKKHKKCCGAAG
- a CDS encoding (Fe-S)-binding protein — encoded protein: MSTSLQNYATPCPTDSGASTRPCILCGKCLDVCPLFTATGREELSPRGKSFLIRQALEEGNLHDPVAASKLLGLCLGCGRCADGCPQGRDLPELLREVKAVHPGWRAWVWRAWIQQARHIWPFLGRYAGLLPDRLAAGSLDVARAMVHFPARARGSGCFQRISGEVVLLGDAVLFPGCTARFARPWWVANAERMLGAAENRLKSFPDWQCCGFTVAQAGLPDLNAEMQSRNVALWRELGRPTLLTICATCTTALRGYTKANDLFQDDRERLAWEAAVQPLSGLVDPKDFRAAGIGDVFYHRPCHAPTPDPDAAFLQNVFGTRLVENESACCGMGGVMQLSAPGLSSQVAARYWSLVPEQSELIVTTGCSGCVVQLAATAPRSTVVAHWLELFEG